One window of Leifsonia sp. AK011 genomic DNA carries:
- a CDS encoding DEAD/DEAH box helicase: protein MATTGQSDSGRRSTKQRTQRGTASQRRRVRPGDDVGVIPILARAAREVETAVQKGPLKPANRARFQVAALLLREERARVKTDATLSDSERANEQKRLDGLAGILAKTAARDTSLIAMLSEDAPVTAAAKALRRDLLLAAGVELSPDELIITTEPKPVDKQVEKQVVPASVRQMQMSNPFLAPDFSAVAAASTQPSRLANWELIEPLFRSFEYGAGGGAATMDLPEAGSLHAQGDLELMRHQARFVEEVRRGHRTFLLADEPGLGKTAQALLAAAASNSYPLLVVVPNVVKTNWAREVERWTPGRTATVVHGDGNDVDAFSDVVIVNYEILDRHVGWLSRFGFKGMVVDEAHFIKNLKSERSKHVLSLSRSIRATYPKALMIALTGTPLINSIEDFRAIWQFLGWIDDKKPLAPLMAKLEDTGLTPADPGFFAEARRAVVDMGIVRRKKVDVAADIPARRIADIPVELDDELGRSIRAAEAALTARLLDRFRRVRAIKPDASDEDLIRVVAHAELEESKGQNTGENVFTMVRRIGQAKATLAADYTAQLARSVGKVVFFAKHIDVMDAAEEHFERVGLKSVSIRGDQSAKARQEAIDSFSTDPDVAVVVASLTAAGVGLNLQAASNVVLAELSWTNAEQTQAIDRVHRIGQELPVTAWRIIAAHTIDARIAELIGSKAGLAARALDGSDDEVAEESNIQLEALSSLLRSALSD, encoded by the coding sequence GTGGCAACTACCGGCCAGTCAGACTCGGGCAGGCGCTCGACCAAGCAGCGCACCCAGCGCGGCACAGCCTCGCAGCGCCGTCGTGTGCGCCCCGGCGACGATGTCGGGGTCATCCCGATCCTCGCCCGCGCCGCACGTGAGGTGGAGACCGCCGTGCAGAAGGGACCGCTGAAGCCCGCCAACCGTGCTCGTTTCCAGGTGGCTGCCCTGCTCCTCCGCGAGGAGCGTGCCCGGGTCAAGACGGATGCCACGCTCTCCGACAGCGAGCGCGCCAACGAGCAGAAGCGCCTCGACGGGCTCGCGGGCATCCTCGCGAAGACCGCCGCGCGCGACACGAGTCTCATCGCCATGCTGAGCGAGGATGCACCGGTCACTGCCGCAGCCAAGGCGCTGCGCCGCGACCTCCTGCTGGCCGCCGGTGTCGAGCTCAGCCCCGATGAGCTCATCATCACCACGGAGCCGAAGCCGGTCGACAAGCAGGTCGAGAAGCAGGTGGTGCCGGCATCCGTGCGCCAGATGCAGATGTCGAACCCGTTCCTCGCCCCCGATTTCAGTGCCGTAGCCGCAGCGAGCACGCAGCCGAGCCGCCTCGCGAACTGGGAACTGATCGAGCCACTGTTCCGCTCCTTCGAATACGGCGCCGGTGGTGGCGCTGCCACCATGGACCTTCCGGAGGCGGGCTCGCTCCACGCCCAGGGCGATCTCGAACTCATGCGCCACCAGGCGCGTTTCGTCGAGGAGGTCCGACGCGGTCACCGCACGTTCCTCCTTGCCGACGAGCCCGGTCTGGGCAAGACGGCTCAGGCTCTCCTCGCCGCGGCCGCGTCGAACTCCTACCCGCTCCTCGTCGTCGTGCCGAACGTCGTCAAGACCAATTGGGCGCGCGAGGTCGAGCGCTGGACCCCCGGACGCACGGCGACCGTCGTCCACGGTGACGGCAACGACGTCGACGCCTTCAGCGATGTTGTGATCGTCAACTATGAGATCCTCGACCGGCACGTCGGCTGGCTGAGCCGCTTCGGCTTCAAGGGGATGGTCGTCGACGAGGCGCACTTCATCAAGAACCTCAAGTCGGAGCGCTCGAAGCACGTGCTTTCGTTGTCGCGCAGCATCCGCGCCACGTACCCGAAGGCGCTCATGATCGCGCTGACCGGTACGCCTCTCATCAACTCGATCGAGGACTTCCGCGCGATCTGGCAGTTCCTCGGTTGGATCGACGACAAGAAGCCACTCGCGCCACTCATGGCCAAGCTCGAGGACACCGGCCTGACCCCGGCCGATCCCGGCTTCTTCGCGGAGGCCCGCCGGGCCGTCGTCGACATGGGCATCGTTCGCCGAAAGAAGGTGGATGTCGCAGCCGACATCCCCGCGCGTCGCATCGCCGACATCCCCGTCGAACTAGATGACGAACTGGGTCGCTCGATCCGCGCGGCGGAGGCCGCGCTCACCGCGCGCCTGCTCGACCGGTTCCGCCGGGTGCGCGCCATCAAGCCCGATGCCTCGGACGAGGACCTCATCCGCGTCGTGGCCCACGCCGAGCTCGAGGAGTCGAAGGGCCAGAACACCGGCGAGAACGTCTTCACGATGGTCCGCAGGATCGGCCAGGCCAAGGCCACCCTCGCCGCCGACTACACGGCGCAGCTCGCACGGTCGGTCGGCAAGGTCGTGTTCTTCGCGAAGCACATCGACGTCATGGATGCCGCGGAGGAGCACTTCGAGCGTGTGGGCCTCAAGTCCGTCTCGATCCGAGGTGACCAGAGCGCCAAGGCTCGCCAGGAGGCCATCGACTCGTTCAGCACCGATCCCGACGTGGCCGTGGTCGTCGCATCCCTCACGGCGGCGGGTGTCGGTCTCAACTTGCAGGCGGCATCCAACGTGGTGCTCGCCGAACTCAGCTGGACCAATGCCGAGCAGACCCAGGCGATCGACCGTGTACACCGCATCGGCCAGGAGCTCCCGGTCACGGCCTGGCGCATCATTGCGGCCCACACGATCGACGCGAGGATCGCCGAGCTCATCGGCAGCAAGGCGGGACTCGCGGCGCGGGCGCTCGACGGCTCGGACGACGAGGTCGCCGAGGAGTCGAACATCCAGCTCGAAGCACTCTCGAGCCTGCTGCGCAGCGCGCTGAGCGACTAG
- a CDS encoding alpha/beta hydrolase gives MPASPPALSRVPVWVWRALMAHLTPREVRRFNANPLTSVDYTLDLDYVGDGIREHRLDVIVPKGAPSDGAGLPVYVYFHGGGWTSGDKSTLTKYCASQAESGMVVVNVNYRRAPRHRMADMIADASAALHWVGERIADFGGDPRSVIVGGDSAGGQLAALVTATTRNAELAEHYGLEPTPTTRVRGVVQHCAALDFSVIFERGFILSTQFVRMLLPAGIASSAIRAASRYLSPIEWVDPTFPPTLVTTSRPDPFYRASLNFAAALRRHRVPVEVHVDEDAQHTWQQDSHHPRSADVYARLQDFVGRVALAPRSVT, from the coding sequence ATGCCCGCATCGCCGCCCGCCCTCTCGCGGGTACCCGTGTGGGTCTGGCGCGCGCTCATGGCGCACCTCACCCCCCGCGAAGTGCGGCGATTCAACGCCAACCCGCTCACCTCGGTCGACTACACCCTCGACCTGGACTACGTCGGCGACGGCATCCGCGAACACCGCCTCGACGTGATCGTGCCGAAGGGCGCCCCGAGCGACGGTGCGGGACTGCCCGTGTACGTCTACTTCCACGGCGGCGGATGGACGTCGGGCGACAAGTCCACCCTCACCAAGTACTGCGCGAGCCAGGCCGAGAGCGGCATGGTCGTGGTCAACGTCAACTACCGCAGGGCGCCGCGACACCGCATGGCCGACATGATCGCGGATGCTTCGGCCGCCCTCCACTGGGTGGGCGAGCGCATCGCGGACTTCGGCGGTGACCCACGCTCCGTGATCGTCGGTGGGGACTCCGCGGGCGGCCAGCTCGCCGCGCTCGTCACGGCGACGACCCGCAATGCGGAGCTCGCTGAGCACTACGGTCTCGAGCCCACGCCGACGACACGCGTGCGGGGTGTGGTGCAGCACTGTGCCGCCCTCGATTTCTCCGTCATCTTCGAGCGGGGCTTCATCCTCAGCACGCAGTTCGTGCGGATGCTGCTGCCCGCGGGTATCGCGTCGAGCGCCATCCGCGCAGCATCCCGATACCTCTCGCCCATCGAATGGGTGGACCCGACGTTCCCGCCCACGCTCGTCACCACCTCGCGTCCCGACCCGTTCTACCGCGCAAGCCTCAACTTCGCCGCGGCCCTGCGCAGGCACCGCGTTCCGGTCGAGGTGCATGTCGACGAGGACGCCCAGCACACGTGGCAGCAGGATTCGCATCATCCGCGATCGGCCGATGTCTACGCGCGCCTGCAGGATTTCGTGGGACGCGTCGCCCTCGCGCCCCGATCCGTCACCTGA
- a CDS encoding glycosyltransferase family 2 protein, with product MVRVSVVIPALNDSAMLDRCLSALAAQTRLPDEIIVVDNGSTDDTADVARRHGATVLPEPLRGIFPASAAGFDAAQGDLILRLDADSVPPADWVGRVVATFGEEPSLDLLSGPGTFYGGSRTVHWVAENLYIGGYIWFVGLLLGHHPLFGSNLAFRRSAWERLRGSVHRTLREIHDDLDLAIHVAPDMTVRFDRTLRVGVSARPFASFAGFRRRIRWAFGTLELNRRERSYRSRRAERRAVQRARGAQAR from the coding sequence ATGGTTCGCGTCTCGGTCGTCATCCCGGCCCTCAACGATTCGGCCATGCTGGATCGCTGCCTGAGTGCCCTTGCAGCGCAGACCCGGCTTCCTGACGAGATCATCGTCGTCGACAACGGCAGCACGGATGACACGGCCGACGTTGCCCGCAGGCACGGCGCCACCGTCCTCCCCGAGCCCCTCCGAGGCATCTTCCCTGCCTCGGCCGCGGGATTCGACGCAGCGCAGGGTGACCTCATCCTGCGACTGGACGCCGACTCAGTACCTCCGGCGGACTGGGTGGGCAGGGTGGTCGCCACGTTCGGCGAGGAGCCCTCGCTCGACCTGCTGTCCGGTCCCGGCACGTTCTACGGCGGTTCGCGAACCGTTCACTGGGTGGCCGAGAACCTCTACATCGGCGGCTACATCTGGTTCGTGGGCCTGCTGCTGGGGCATCACCCGCTCTTCGGCTCGAACCTCGCCTTCCGCAGGAGCGCGTGGGAACGCCTGCGCGGATCGGTGCACCGCACCCTCCGGGAGATCCACGACGACCTCGACCTGGCGATCCACGTCGCGCCCGACATGACGGTTCGGTTCGACCGCACGCTGCGCGTTGGGGTCTCCGCCCGGCCCTTCGCCTCGTTCGCGGGATTCCGCCGTCGCATCCGCTGGGCATTCGGCACCCTCGAGCTCAACCGCCGCGAACGCTCCTACCGGAGCCGACGGGCGGAGCGCCGTGCGGTGCAGCGAGCGCGAGGCGCTCAGGCCCGGTAG
- a CDS encoding alpha/beta fold hydrolase, with protein MIDESGARAEARRRDAAIPDLDWTALPEGTETYVHPAPSGGLATIALGDPAAPRVVLVPGVTGSKEDFILMMPLLAAAGYRVESFDMAGQYESWEAGPQNLSPPRRHYDHELFVDDLISVLEAGSAPVHVLGYSFAGTVSQLAFAQRPELFASLTLLSCPPEPGQGFRGVKRLGPFTGLATGGVGAALMIWGVRQNFTHVPPGRLAFVRARFALTRRNAVRDIISLMKRAPDVRGVLAASPLPKLVAVGEHDLWPSHLHREFAESIGARLAVYATGHSPCETAPNELVLDLLETYRA; from the coding sequence GTGATCGATGAGTCCGGGGCTCGCGCTGAGGCGCGTCGACGGGATGCCGCCATTCCCGACCTCGACTGGACTGCCCTGCCCGAGGGCACCGAGACATATGTGCACCCGGCACCGAGCGGCGGACTCGCGACGATAGCTCTCGGGGACCCGGCGGCACCGCGCGTCGTGCTCGTCCCTGGCGTGACAGGCTCGAAGGAGGATTTCATCCTCATGATGCCGCTGCTCGCGGCAGCGGGCTACCGGGTGGAGTCGTTCGACATGGCCGGCCAGTACGAATCGTGGGAGGCCGGACCGCAGAACCTCAGCCCGCCACGGAGACACTACGACCATGAGCTCTTCGTCGACGACCTCATCTCCGTGCTGGAGGCGGGAAGCGCGCCCGTCCACGTCCTCGGGTACTCCTTCGCGGGAACCGTGTCGCAGCTGGCCTTCGCGCAGCGCCCGGAACTCTTCGCGAGCCTCACGCTCCTGAGTTGCCCTCCCGAGCCCGGCCAGGGGTTTCGGGGCGTCAAGCGGCTCGGGCCCTTCACTGGCCTCGCCACGGGCGGTGTCGGCGCAGCGCTCATGATCTGGGGCGTGCGCCAGAACTTCACCCACGTGCCGCCCGGCCGCCTCGCCTTCGTGCGGGCGAGATTCGCCCTGACGCGGCGTAACGCGGTACGCGACATCATCTCGCTCATGAAGCGGGCACCCGACGTGAGGGGAGTGCTCGCGGCATCCCCCCTGCCCAAGCTCGTGGCCGTCGGGGAGCACGACCTGTGGCCGTCCCACCTGCACCGGGAGTTCGCCGAGTCCATCGGGGCAAGGCTCGCGGTGTATGCCACAGGACACAGCCCGTGCGAGACGGCGCCGAACGAGCTTGTGCTCGACCTGCTGGAGACCTACCGGGCCTGA
- a CDS encoding M20/M25/M40 family metallo-hydrolase translates to MHDDRAIERLQELVRIPTISRLDEAEVDWAQFDRFIETVARLYPRTHATLTRELVGGRSMLYRWPGAGNSEPTVLMAHYDVVAASDDGWTHPPFAAEVTGSGDDRIIWGRGTLDDKGSLVAILEAVERSLESGVTPANDIYLSFGHNEETAGTGAATIVDVLEGRGIRPALVLDEGGAVALDAFPGVDRPLAVVGVSEKGATLIRLVVDQKGGHASTPPALTATARLARAIVRLNRSSFPSGFNPASLAMLRTLAPHATGTVGRVLRSLRVTKPLLLRIFARSDETRAMIRTTQAVTMLEAGHAANALAEHAEAIVNIRVAVGSSVDEAVAHVRRAIRDEAVTIEIVQPGEPSPISPTSGRAWEAIAETVAQTHPEAIVTPYVQNGATDSRHFTRISRNVYRFTPFVMSRDERDTLHAKNERMHVSSYLRGIEFYRALIGRF, encoded by the coding sequence ATGCACGACGACCGCGCTATCGAACGCCTGCAGGAGCTCGTCCGGATCCCCACGATCTCCCGGCTCGACGAGGCCGAGGTGGACTGGGCGCAGTTCGATCGGTTCATCGAGACGGTGGCCCGGCTCTACCCGCGCACCCACGCCACCCTCACGCGCGAACTCGTTGGGGGACGCTCGATGCTCTACCGCTGGCCTGGAGCGGGGAACAGCGAGCCCACCGTGCTTATGGCCCATTACGACGTCGTCGCGGCAAGCGACGACGGGTGGACTCATCCCCCCTTCGCGGCCGAGGTGACAGGCTCCGGCGACGATCGGATCATCTGGGGGCGAGGCACTCTCGACGACAAGGGTTCGCTCGTGGCGATCCTCGAGGCGGTCGAGCGGTCGCTTGAGTCCGGGGTGACGCCAGCCAACGATATCTACCTGAGCTTCGGGCATAACGAGGAGACGGCGGGGACGGGCGCCGCAACGATCGTGGACGTGCTCGAAGGTCGTGGCATCCGCCCGGCGCTGGTGCTGGACGAGGGCGGCGCCGTCGCCCTCGACGCGTTCCCCGGTGTTGACCGGCCGCTTGCGGTCGTGGGAGTGTCCGAGAAGGGCGCAACGCTCATTCGCCTGGTCGTCGACCAGAAGGGCGGACACGCCTCCACTCCGCCGGCTCTCACGGCCACGGCGCGGCTCGCCCGTGCGATCGTCCGCCTGAACCGGAGTTCGTTCCCCTCAGGGTTCAACCCGGCCAGCCTCGCGATGCTCCGCACACTTGCACCCCATGCGACCGGCACGGTCGGACGAGTGCTGCGTTCGCTCAGGGTGACCAAGCCACTCCTGCTGCGGATCTTCGCGCGCTCGGACGAGACGCGCGCGATGATCCGCACGACGCAGGCCGTCACGATGCTGGAGGCCGGCCACGCGGCGAACGCCCTCGCCGAGCATGCCGAGGCCATTGTCAACATCCGCGTGGCCGTGGGGTCGTCCGTCGACGAAGCCGTGGCACATGTGCGGAGGGCGATTCGCGATGAGGCGGTGACGATCGAGATCGTGCAACCCGGAGAGCCGTCGCCGATCTCGCCGACCTCGGGGCGTGCCTGGGAGGCCATCGCCGAGACGGTGGCCCAGACGCATCCGGAGGCGATCGTCACCCCCTACGTGCAGAATGGCGCGACCGACAGCAGGCACTTCACCCGCATCTCCCGCAACGTGTACCGCTTCACACCCTTCGTGATGAGTCGTGACGAGCGCGACACGCTTCACGCCAAGAACGAACGGATGCACGTCTCGAGCTACCTGCGCGGGATCGAGTTCTATCGCGCCCTGATCGGCAGGTTCTAG
- a CDS encoding DUF2207 domain-containing protein — protein sequence MNRFARVILAALLVAAPLAGVPGPATAAPASGSATAGVDDFVFDSLSIDYYLDVDDAGRSTLRTVETFVAVFPEFDQNRGMRRAIPGSYQGAPTDVSVVSVTDENGVPRPYEVETDDEGFVLVTSAADDYVHGTQTYVFTYDQRNVTRFFENTTADEFYWDTNGTGWYQPFGTLTARVHVPAALAASLTGKAACYFGYEGVDTPCDIQASGDAGGTVFTMQVTNVEPLQNMTFAIGFDPGTFVPRDDSYFGSALGWLQVLSLVGSVFSLVIAIVLRSTYLGDARGRPTIIAEYTPPAEPGILISAIVVRKSRRAIAATLVDLAVRKHIRIIETPATGWFARGNDYLLELQDATGLEGHERQLVTALFGWQLAPGTGYLMSKNDTALSQHVRAIIQSATSRATSLGYRASYRAFAAALPIIVAIGSLVATFILGVTMTEDALGGAIPLLLVIPAVLVVPLVFALVARVPLTEKGSELRDHLKGLSLYIRLAEADRLRMLQSPTGAEREPVSLDDPRQVLDIYEKLLPYAVLFSLEREWAQELGKYYTDSSPDWYSGTSGFNAAVFASSIGSLSSSISTSYSGTSSSSSSGGSGGGGSSGGGGGGGGGGGV from the coding sequence GTGAACCGTTTCGCACGAGTCATCCTCGCGGCGCTCCTCGTCGCGGCACCCCTCGCCGGGGTCCCCGGCCCCGCCACAGCAGCCCCGGCATCCGGCTCCGCGACGGCGGGCGTCGACGATTTTGTCTTCGATTCCCTGAGTATCGACTACTACCTCGACGTCGACGACGCCGGGCGAAGCACTCTCCGCACCGTCGAGACGTTCGTCGCGGTCTTCCCCGAGTTCGACCAGAACCGGGGGATGAGGAGGGCCATCCCCGGTAGCTATCAGGGCGCTCCGACCGATGTCAGCGTCGTGTCCGTGACCGATGAGAACGGCGTGCCGCGGCCCTACGAGGTGGAGACCGACGATGAGGGCTTCGTGCTCGTCACGAGCGCCGCGGACGACTACGTGCACGGCACGCAGACCTACGTCTTCACCTACGACCAGCGCAACGTCACCAGATTCTTCGAGAACACCACCGCCGACGAGTTCTACTGGGACACCAACGGCACGGGCTGGTACCAGCCGTTCGGCACGTTGACCGCGCGGGTCCACGTTCCGGCTGCGCTCGCGGCATCCCTCACCGGGAAAGCGGCGTGCTACTTCGGGTACGAGGGTGTCGACACCCCCTGCGACATCCAGGCCTCGGGGGATGCCGGCGGCACAGTGTTCACGATGCAGGTGACGAACGTCGAGCCCCTGCAGAACATGACCTTCGCGATCGGCTTCGACCCCGGCACCTTTGTTCCCCGGGATGACTCGTACTTCGGCTCTGCCCTCGGGTGGCTGCAGGTGCTCTCGCTCGTCGGGTCGGTGTTCTCGCTTGTGATCGCGATCGTGCTGCGTTCGACCTATCTGGGGGATGCCCGGGGCCGCCCGACGATCATCGCCGAGTACACCCCGCCAGCGGAGCCCGGGATCCTGATCTCGGCGATCGTCGTCCGCAAGTCACGCCGCGCGATTGCCGCGACACTTGTCGACCTCGCGGTGCGCAAGCACATCAGGATCATCGAGACCCCCGCGACGGGCTGGTTCGCGAGGGGCAATGACTACCTTCTCGAGTTGCAGGATGCCACGGGCCTCGAGGGTCACGAGAGGCAGCTCGTCACCGCGCTCTTCGGGTGGCAACTCGCGCCGGGAACGGGCTACCTCATGTCCAAGAACGACACGGCGCTGAGCCAGCACGTGCGCGCGATCATCCAGTCGGCGACATCCCGGGCAACGAGCCTTGGATACCGCGCGTCGTACCGGGCTTTCGCGGCTGCCCTCCCGATCATCGTGGCGATCGGATCACTCGTCGCGACCTTCATCCTCGGTGTCACGATGACGGAGGATGCGCTGGGTGGCGCGATCCCGCTCCTCCTGGTGATCCCGGCCGTCCTCGTCGTCCCCCTCGTGTTCGCTCTCGTGGCGCGAGTGCCCCTCACTGAGAAGGGGTCGGAGCTGCGCGACCACCTCAAGGGGCTCTCGCTCTACATCAGGCTGGCGGAGGCCGACCGCCTGCGCATGCTGCAGTCGCCGACCGGCGCGGAGCGCGAGCCGGTCAGCCTGGACGATCCCCGCCAGGTTCTCGATATCTACGAGAAGCTCCTGCCGTATGCCGTTCTTTTCTCGCTCGAACGGGAGTGGGCCCAGGAACTCGGCAAGTACTACACCGACTCGAGCCCCGACTGGTATTCGGGCACGTCGGGCTTCAACGCCGCCGTCTTCGCCTCAAGCATCGGCTCGTTGTCGTCATCGATCTCGACCTCCTACTCGGGTACCTCGTCGAGTAGCTCCAGCGGTGGCTCCGGCGGAGGCGGGTCCTCCGGCGGCGGCGGAGGAGGCGGTGGCGGAGGCGGCGTCTAG
- a CDS encoding phosphotransferase — MTFPPQVPGPAADLDLVGPWMTRQRWFANKGARPRLEEIGRWELAPEPGVRFVTHLLIDHAAGGATLYQVPLSYRDEPLVDVAPIGRRGLAWVYDAPRDNDYVAALLRMLEHGSAASGAGASALGERNPASVPFDADSPSLHSRVLSGEQSNTSIIVEWPGTGSIPVICKLFRALHHGENPDVELQGALAAAGSTAVPRAVGAIVAEWPDSGRADGRARGHLAFAQEFLPGAADAWRLALESASAGEDFTEPARRLGVTTATVHAMLARALPTREATASDIAETLDQMRRRLDAALREVPELEAHRAALEETLALASASRWPEQQRIHGDLHLGQVLDVPGRGWFVVDFEGEPLRPMAERSQLDSPLRDVAGMLRSFDYVAGALGVTAGVDAREWARASRLAFAEGYGEASGTNLAECRAVLDAFEADKALYEAVYEVRNRPEWLAIPVAAIERISARVPG; from the coding sequence ATGACTTTCCCGCCACAAGTCCCCGGCCCCGCAGCCGACCTCGACCTCGTGGGCCCGTGGATGACGCGCCAGCGCTGGTTCGCCAACAAGGGTGCTCGGCCCAGGCTCGAGGAGATCGGACGCTGGGAACTCGCGCCCGAACCCGGCGTCCGCTTCGTCACGCACCTGCTCATCGACCACGCCGCCGGGGGCGCGACCCTGTACCAGGTGCCGCTCTCCTACCGCGACGAGCCCCTGGTCGACGTCGCGCCGATCGGGCGTCGTGGGCTCGCCTGGGTCTACGACGCGCCGCGCGACAACGACTACGTCGCAGCCCTTCTGAGGATGCTCGAGCACGGGAGCGCAGCCAGTGGTGCGGGAGCCTCGGCGCTCGGCGAGCGGAACCCGGCATCCGTACCGTTCGACGCGGACTCCCCCTCGCTGCACTCGCGCGTGCTGTCGGGCGAGCAGTCCAACACGTCGATCATCGTGGAGTGGCCGGGCACCGGCTCGATCCCCGTCATCTGCAAGCTGTTCCGCGCCCTCCATCACGGCGAGAACCCCGATGTCGAGCTGCAGGGCGCGCTGGCCGCCGCTGGTTCGACTGCCGTCCCGCGAGCGGTGGGTGCGATCGTGGCCGAGTGGCCGGACAGCGGACGAGCAGACGGGCGCGCTCGCGGACACCTGGCGTTCGCCCAGGAGTTCCTGCCCGGCGCCGCCGATGCGTGGCGGCTGGCGCTCGAGTCGGCCTCCGCTGGCGAGGACTTCACCGAGCCTGCACGACGCCTCGGCGTCACGACGGCGACGGTTCACGCGATGCTCGCCCGGGCCCTCCCCACGCGCGAGGCGACCGCGTCGGACATCGCCGAGACGCTCGACCAGATGCGGCGTCGACTCGATGCCGCGCTTCGCGAGGTGCCCGAGCTGGAGGCCCATCGCGCGGCCCTCGAGGAGACTCTCGCCCTCGCGAGTGCCTCGCGGTGGCCGGAGCAGCAGCGCATCCACGGTGACCTCCATCTGGGTCAGGTGCTCGACGTGCCGGGTCGCGGATGGTTCGTCGTCGACTTCGAGGGAGAGCCGCTGCGTCCGATGGCCGAACGCAGCCAGCTCGACAGCCCGCTCCGCGACGTTGCGGGCATGCTGCGCTCGTTCGACTACGTGGCGGGAGCGCTCGGGGTCACGGCCGGGGTGGACGCGAGGGAGTGGGCTCGCGCCTCGCGGCTCGCCTTCGCGGAGGGCTACGGCGAGGCATCCGGAACCAACCTCGCGGAGTGCCGCGCGGTCCTCGATGCGTTCGAAGCCGACAAAGCGCTCTACGAGGCCGTGTACGAGGTCCGCAACCGTCCGGAGTGGCTGGCGATCCCCGTGGCGGCGATCGAACGCATCTCAGCGCGCGTACCCGGCTGA
- a CDS encoding glycerophosphodiester phosphodiesterase family protein: MPTQLRRRPVPGQPLLAAAGALVLVMVMVLIPGGAPSASTFSTLRQPGEVPSVAGHRGDLRGGPENTLPALQAVLDSSAEFVETDVQLTADGVPVLMHDWTLDRTTDGTGPVWAATWDEISELDAGSWAGSEYAGLSVPHLPAFLGILKPSDKHAIIELKGSWTAEQVAIVTTLIQEWELSQRVVLASFDLMTLQAAQSVAPTIERVIISREVNGDPAVLAEACGAIGIVTSISFVQRFPEVVDRIHAAGLGVMLYTLNDEGSWSEAISLGVDGIITDTPADLGSWARDQ; encoded by the coding sequence ATGCCGACACAGCTACGACGGCGACCCGTGCCGGGCCAGCCACTTCTGGCTGCCGCCGGTGCGCTCGTACTCGTGATGGTGATGGTGCTCATCCCCGGCGGCGCACCCTCCGCCTCGACCTTCTCCACCCTCCGTCAACCGGGGGAGGTCCCGTCGGTTGCAGGCCACCGCGGTGACCTGCGCGGCGGCCCCGAGAACACGCTGCCGGCACTTCAAGCCGTCCTCGACAGCTCCGCGGAGTTCGTCGAAACCGACGTGCAGCTGACCGCCGACGGGGTACCCGTGCTCATGCACGACTGGACCCTCGACCGGACGACCGACGGAACGGGCCCGGTGTGGGCGGCCACCTGGGACGAAATCTCCGAGCTGGATGCCGGCTCCTGGGCCGGCTCGGAGTATGCGGGCCTCTCCGTTCCCCACCTCCCCGCGTTCCTCGGCATCCTCAAACCGTCGGACAAGCACGCGATCATCGAACTCAAGGGGTCGTGGACGGCCGAGCAGGTGGCGATCGTCACGACCCTGATCCAGGAGTGGGAACTCTCGCAGCGCGTGGTGCTGGCGAGTTTCGACCTCATGACTCTTCAGGCCGCGCAGTCGGTGGCCCCCACGATCGAACGCGTCATCATCAGTCGCGAGGTCAACGGTGATCCGGCAGTGCTCGCCGAGGCCTGTGGCGCGATCGGGATCGTCACGAGCATCTCTTTCGTCCAGCGGTTTCCCGAGGTCGTCGATCGCATCCACGCCGCGGGCCTCGGGGTGATGCTCTACACGCTCAATGACGAGGGCTCGTGGTCCGAGGCGATCTCGTTGGGCGTGGACGGCATCATCACCGACACCCCGGCAGATCTGGGGAGCTGGGCGCGCGACCAGTAA
- a CDS encoding DUF6804 family protein — MSASYPNPARRTALIPAIIAVIALLAGVAFIESDGFTVIRYVVSIFALIVAVFAWQAHQWWWLVGLVPIAILWNPVFPIDLGAPDLWLGLQYVAALVFSVAGILIKVTPPSTER; from the coding sequence ATGAGTGCTTCATACCCAAACCCAGCCCGCCGCACGGCGCTCATACCCGCCATCATCGCCGTGATCGCCCTGCTCGCCGGGGTGGCCTTCATCGAGTCCGACGGATTCACGGTCATCCGCTACGTCGTGAGCATCTTCGCGCTCATCGTGGCCGTGTTCGCGTGGCAGGCGCACCAGTGGTGGTGGCTCGTCGGCCTCGTGCCCATCGCGATCCTGTGGAACCCCGTCTTCCCGATCGATCTGGGAGCGCCGGACCTGTGGCTCGGGCTGCAGTACGTTGCGGCCCTCGTGTTCAGCGTTGCGGGCATCCTGATCAAGGTCACGCCACCGTCCACGGAGCGCTAA